Below is a window of Macadamia integrifolia cultivar HAES 741 chromosome 8, SCU_Mint_v3, whole genome shotgun sequence DNA.
caaaaaagaaagatcTAGCGAGATCTagccgagatcatgtatttttttcccGGTCGACTCGATGATTGGTCAcggtggccatatggtctttgtaacCCTGAAACTTGGTATTTACACTATTTTAGGCcatctaaacacaatggaaacatcagctttttaaaaatcaaaccttaaatggtactttgacttcgtaccctatgtaagtagtctccgactcttcgGACCCTAGGTCAATATGCtttattccacaatccacattccacaattcACATTCCATAATtaacacatgacacaacataatcataagaatgtaaaagacatcatagataattacttaattgtttaacaattaacattgatgactgatgagtcacattcaaATACAGTGAAAATTAAAGTAACTCCAAAAGTGGATGAAGAGGTAATATTCTTTACTCTTTAAGCatcaatgagtgtaggaatggagatcctcaagcaaaagcaccaaaaccCTTACTCCTTGTGTTTTTTATTCAaagagttagagagagagagagaggcgagataTTGACGAGATAGAGGCAAAATCTCGAGATCTCAGTCGAGTTTTTTGTACAATTATAACCCACCATACATCTCGTCTCGCctttttgaaaaagagagatataagtgaaatctcgccgagatcttaaaccatggtaGCAAGTCATACCTGAAGATGCAAGAAAGGAACCAGTAAACCGATCGGAGTAGAAACACCCAAGAGCCTTACAGGAGAGCAAGCTTCAGAGGTCCACCACTCACCTTTCATGAGAGGGAGatctcccaaaaataaaaataaaaaataaaaaataaacctgAAGAAAATGAATTCTGTAATGGAGAAGACACCCTAAAGAGAGCTTAAATGGGAAAAGAAACCCTCAGAGAACCTCGAGCGAAGAGATAGACTATCAAAATGCCACAAAACTCTCAGGAAGCATCTCCCACACGCTactgagaaaaaataaaaaatgaaggcCAAACATGAAACCAAGGCAGTTCAAAAGAACAAGATTCACAGAATTGGTAGGAACTGGAATCAAATGCCAGCGATTCCTATTTAAACCGAATGATTCATCCGATTACATGACTTCCTTCCAAGACCGCAATCTGCCAAAGCCACAAACCGACCTAAGATTTTAGCGGATATCAGACACTGAAAGTTTTCAGCATTCATTTAGAGTCCACTGGATGTGACAATAAAACATGGTAAGTGATCGTTCAGCCCCAGTAGTCAATCTCTCTTAGGTCTGAGGCTATTACCTGCAACAAATAGAAAGATCAGTCTAGAGATGATTCCATCCACGCATTTAAGTATGAACCATGGTCGTTCACTACCTCAGCACCTACATCTGTGATTAAGGATGGAGCCTGTCCTACAATAGTTCAACTTTCACTACTAAGCCTCAGGGATTGCCCAAATCGTCTCCGGAACAGCTCTGTAGTATGTATCACTCTGGATCAAGTCTGATTTACACAAACTCGAAGTTGCAGTCAACTATGTCAACAAGTTGGACCTTGGAAGTTTATTCCCCATAATACTGAAAGGAACTGATAAATCCGATTTGTACAATGTTTGTGTAGTGAAGCATGCATTGGACTGCTCAGAGACTCAAAAACgatttttacttctttttcttttcttttttttttttttttttgtgggggtgggggggtgtggTTGGGGCTGGAGGGGCATGTGAAAAAGGATAGGGAGCATTAGATAAACTACCAGTGCAGTGGGTGAGTGAATGCATATCACAAGAAGGGGAGTACAGAGCAATGGAAAGTGAAGGCAAGACTCAACCAGGTTACAGCAAGCACCTTCTTCAATCCCAACCATATGGAAGAAAATAAGATtgtatattaaataaataaaccaagattttttaaagaaaaagcaaaatgACCATTAAACCATCTGACCAAGTGGTAGGCATTGAGTATAAATCCCATACATTGTCCTGAGTTCAGAAGTGAGAATGAATTGAAATAATCAAATTTTCAAGGAAGAGCCATCTGGTGAAAGACCACTCATGCAGGCTTTGGATACATTAGGTCTGCAAAATAATGCAGAGTTATCCTGCTATAGATGATACTACAGGTTTAGTAGCTTAAGCAGAGAGTTATCCTGCAATGCATAATCCTACAGGCTTAGTAGCTTAATCAGATTACGATACGTGCAAGTAATGTGCAATCACTGGTTACTCAAACAGTTAAATGTGAACGAACATCACCATAACCCATCATCATCTGCACCTAACAAAGGTGTTTTCTCACAAAACATGTAAGGATGTTGCAGAAACAGAAGCTTGGCCTTAAAATTAGAACACCGACTATGTCGACATAGAATATGGAGTAAAAAATGAAAGtgcttaaataaaatatttagacAATTCtgaattggaacaaaaaaaccaTAATCCCTGCGTTATAATTCATACAGAAACACTTCTCCTCAATTAACCAATTACagattatatttaaaaaaaaaaaaaatgataccacAACTACGAGCAACTGCTACTACCTATCTCTCAAGACGCAGAAAAGAACAGTCCATGCAGCAATTACCTACTCAATAATTGATCAAAACTGGATGAGGTTATTATTACCTTTGCCAAGTTTACAGACAAAATGAACACAGGACAGGTGGATAAGAACTTCAAGGTATATGCAAGTTGTGGTCTTCAACTTTCCAGTGTATTGCGGCAAATATTTTGGGAGAAACATCTCTTGGGGTGGGAAAGCTCAATCTAATTTCACAGAAGAGAACAGGTAATGCACAAAccagaaggaagaaaggaaccCAACTGTGCCCGTAGCGAACATAATCGCTACAACCATGAAGAGTGAATAACCAAGGTAAAGAGTAGCTGAGATAGGGCCACTCAGACTTTTGAGATCAAATATGAGATAGTTAATGGAGTACAAGAAAATGTAGATGGCAACTGAACCGGAAGCAAAGAAGGATTTCCACCACCATCTCCAGTCCTCCACACAGAGGTGCATGTAAGTGAGCACTAGGGACACTTCAGCACAGACTACAACAAGAAGTATCATAACGATGAACAAGAATCCGAAAACATAGTAAACACGACCCATCCAAATGCTGGACATTATGAAGAAGAGCTCAATGAAGAGAGTTCCAAAAGGAAGAGTCCCAGCTCCAAGGACCAACAACCAAGATGGGTATTTCTGAGTTGGGATTTCACGGGGGATCTGATTGGTCCTAACTGGGTACTCAATGTGAGGTGCCTTAGCTCCGAGGTAACCACCCACAAGAGTAAGAGGCACAGATATGCAGAACCAGAGCAAAATCAGAATAACAAACAGTGAAAAGGGAATTGCTCCAGTACTGTGGCTACCCCACAAAAGGAAATTCAAAGTGGTTAATATCAGAAAGGCAATACCAGGGAATAAGCAAGCAGCCTTAAATGAGATTGAAACCCATCCCTTGTAATCACCACATCCAATCGTCCTCCAAAGTCGCACAGAAACATAGCCAGCTGCAATCCCAAGGATCAGATAGAAGAACAGCATACCCGTAATAAGAGTGCCACGAGAAGCTGGAGACATGAATCCCAGGGCGGCAAACAAGATTGTCACAACTGCCATTCCAAGAATCTGAATCCCATCTCCAACCATTATACAGAGAAGTGCCGGATTGTTTGGAGCTCTGAAGACATCTCCCACAACAAGCTTCCACCCAGAAAGTTCCTCGTTCATCTGTGCCTGAGCTTCCTTGTCGAGCTCCTCATAGCGAGCGAGATCTCTTCGAACAGTCCTCAAGAAGATCACGAGCACAATACCAGCAAGGAAAGTGATCACCGTCAGAGAATTGAGAATCGAGAACCAGTGGACCTTGGAGCCCTCCATCTTCAGATATGCATCCCATCTCGAAGGCCACTTGATATCGCTCTCCACAAAGGAGACATCGTAGGAGAAGACCATCGGTTGACCTTGCTTAACGGGCATTGCAACGCTGGTAGGATCACATCGAATAGGTGATGGGTATTTCTCGTACATCTTCATCTTTTTCACTGAGTTCGCATTGTGCTGGAAACTGCAGGGAACCACCTCGAACCCGACAACCATGTAACCGGGCATATCTGATCCAGACTTCTCGATCGTAGGGATCATCTCTGCAGCATCGCCAGTCCCCATAACTCTAGCCACATTGGTCTCCTCATACTTGTGAATCAGAACAGTGAACTTCAAATGATTGAACACATAGTATACATCTTGAACCTTGATCCCAACAGGGTAACCAGTCCATCGGTGGAAGTAACCTTCTTTCTGCGTATACCGAATAGCAGGAAGGTTGTCTAGGATCAGATTTACTTGATACATTTCGTCGATCCTTTCCGTCAAAAGCTTGAAGTCCTCAGCAGATAAGGAATTGGTTTGGCAAAGAAAGGTCTCGGTCTCATTGGTATACATCTTAAACCTGTAAGGCGAATTTTCGATCCTATCTCCCATGAGAAGCTCGCCGAGGTTTTCCGCACTGTCCTTCACGCCCTCAACAGGCTTGCAGAATGGGAGACTATAATAGCTGAAGGGTATCTCCGTTTCGATCGAAGTAAGGGAATTCACTTTCACTGATAACTGATCCCCAACACCGTATTTGTGAGGGTAACTACCCGGAAGATAAAACCCATCTCCGGATTGAAGAATCAAGTAGGAAAACAAAACCCAGACCCAAAATTGATGGAAACAGCGCGTCCTCCCTTGTCTTTGCATGGTTTTCGTCCGATCTGGAACGAACCCAGATCAAGAAATGGATGGAGAATCCAAAACTTTGAAACTAATTTAGATCTAGAAAAATTCCAATTAGTATTTATTCAATGGGATACAAATCTAATCTAGCCTCAATAACAGTAACAATTAGAATGAGTTCTTGAAGATAGTTTCTACGGAAAAGAAATAAGCAACTGACCttttaaagaaaggaagaaattaaacagagagagaataatttttttccGTTTCAGAGATTTCTGCAACAATGGAAACCGGCGAAGCGTCTGAAACCTGAGCTTGAATCGAAGGAAGACGAGTCAAACGAAGTTATCATCAGTTCCGCGTTTCCGCTTTGCCTCCAGACCAAAATAGTCCGTTATCACAACTTTCTTATTCTCCTTTTGAAATGACCATAATAGACCTTTCTCAGAGTTGGATTCACAGTTTTTATGACAAGACTACCCCTACATTTTCCGTCTCATCACCAATTAGTACCAGTTTTTGGGCATTTCGTAAGACCGTGAAGGAAACCGGTTTTTTTGGACCATTAGACCGAAATCAACCACACAGGCTAACCCAGGCCCAATATGAAAACTGAATCGAACCAGTTGCCACTCTAGAGTCTAGACATGGTACTTATGCCCAAACATAGTTGGGGCGAAATGACTATCCTACTTCTAATGAAAGTTAGAAATTTCACCTCTGTCAATGCTTTTACTAATGTTTTTATTGATTCATGCACTAATATAGGgattatattgatttttaggAGACTCTCTCGGTCtctccttatttttattttatttattttgagaaaGGTAGGGACCCAAGGAGAGTTCATCCCATGACGTCAATTGTGAGGTATTGGCCCTTTAGGgttatttctttttgtttttcgttACATTTTTCATTCTATTTGTAAGAATGGAGTACTTTCCAATCTTAATTCTCTCGACTTGTAACACTTAAAAAAGACAAATTCCAAAGAGAGTAAGAATATCCAAAACGATGATAAAATGGTACCCTTTTATGGCATTGACAAGACTTGACATGGAAAAGTAAGATGGACCATGTGGATCAATTTGGTTGCAATATCAGCTCCTACATTTTAGAGTTAGGACCACAAAATGGGCCAAATTTGGATCAAATACATCAATATGTGACCCTGTAATTAACATAATTACTATCTAATTCTAGATTCAATTTGATATTCAATATTTATTTCACATAAATATTGGAATTTTAGTAAATTTGGCCTTGTGGCCCATTTGCTGGTCCTTGTTTGCTCCAATGTGGGTCTTGCCCTCGCAAAAGTACTAGAATTTGAATATAATAACTTTTAGTTACTCTCGTgaggaaaatgattttttttttttttttttttttttaatcttcggACGAGAGAGTCTCTTCCCTTCTTATATTATACAgggtaacaataaaaaaaaaaagggttgtttCCATGTTATGAAAATATCAAGTAGGGGACAAGATTTCTCATGTTCCTATTATGGGGAGGAATTTGCAAACCACATCAAAGATTGTCCAAAGAAAAATACATGGGAACCACATAGTCatagtaagagagagaaaatagtataattttttGTAAGAAGAAACTACCTGTCCCATTTAGTAATTACAAGATAATACATGTAAAGTATGGGACGCAGGGTTCATGACTAGCCCTGGAACTCTATTCATCAATCATACCCTAAGTAATtacagtagtagtagtagtttaTCTATGGCACTATGTTTGATGAACATATAATTTACTTCACCATTTAACCATGGCTAAGGATCTAGACTAATCTTAAATGTCCACATCATTATGAGGTTGAGAAAAATGTGAGAAAATTTGTATGGAAGTACTTCCATAAAAGCtcagagaacaaaaaaaacaaacaaacaacaaacaaacaaagaatTGCAAATCTACATGGTAAGCCATTAGTTGCTACGAAACAAGTGGCATATCTTGGATATCTCCAGTTTATGCTTGCCAATTATCAATCCAAGTGGTCAAAAAATTGCAAAACATGGTGGAACTAATTTAATTGAGTGGAAACATGGCCCTTCAAAAATATAAATTGTTAAATagtaaaatttatattttacatcTAATTATTTAGAATAATATAAAGAGAAAACATCTGGCAATAGATCCTTTTTTCCTTGATGTGAGGCATATCAATCACAAAATGTAAACAAAGCTTAAGTATTTGTTACCTTCAAACTCACAAGTACAAGCTCTCCTTGAACTCTTAGCTCTTCCACAAAGCTTTTGCGTGCCAAGGAATATGTCCTATGTACTATGCCGATTGCTCACCTAAAACACTCTaaattttttgggtttcctcaacccccccccccccttctctcccccctctctcccCCACACATATattgatgaatgaaaaatgaataaTCAATTTCCTTGGCTAGAGATGAATGAAAAATAGTAATCGATTCTCTTGCTTAACAATATGGCCTAATTGGATATGATTTCAATGACATTGAAAGCATATCATATAAGCCCATGAGATATTATCTTTTAGGCATGATATCAATCTCATTGAAATCATAGCATATAGGGTAGTCAATCAAATCCACATTCCTTAGCTAGCAAATATCCTACCTAGATGAAATGATACACTACTAAGATAATTGTAAGAAAAGAAATCCCAAGGTAGTAGTTAATTACGAACTGATCCCTCTATATTATAATATCACATAATAGACTAATGTGTGTATTTAATTATTATCTGACCACAATCCATCGAAATTTTTGTTTAGAGAATTTGTAATTATGATTGGACCAATaaagcaatttaaaaaataataataataaaataattattaagaTTAAAAACCTTTgcaaaatatttatgaaattCTCATCGGATCCGAATTTTTATCTAATCAACTATTAACACTCCCCATCCCCcaccgaaaaaagaaaaaaaactcttcTTATATTCTCTCATAGGGTTGTGGATTCCAATTTAAATATCAATTTGTCTACATTCGAACATCACAAACTCGATATACTAGGTATACTATATGGCAAGGCAACATCAACTGTCGGTATTAGTGTGTGAAAAATTCCTAAGGCATGATGGCATCAATAAAGACCCCTCAAATCAAGGGATTAAACATACACTTTTAAGAAGAAA
It encodes the following:
- the LOC122087330 gene encoding transmembrane 9 superfamily member 11-like: MQRQGRTRCFHQFWVWVLFSYLILQSGDGFYLPGSYPHKYGVGDQLSVKVNSLTSIETEIPFSYYSLPFCKPVEGVKDSAENLGELLMGDRIENSPYRFKMYTNETETFLCQTNSLSAEDFKLLTERIDEMYQVNLILDNLPAIRYTQKEGYFHRWTGYPVGIKVQDVYYVFNHLKFTVLIHKYEETNVARVMGTGDAAEMIPTIEKSGSDMPGYMVVGFEVVPCSFQHNANSVKKMKMYEKYPSPIRCDPTSVAMPVKQGQPMVFSYDVSFVESDIKWPSRWDAYLKMEGSKVHWFSILNSLTVITFLAGIVLVIFLRTVRRDLARYEELDKEAQAQMNEELSGWKLVVGDVFRAPNNPALLCIMVGDGIQILGMAVVTILFAALGFMSPASRGTLITGMLFFYLILGIAAGYVSVRLWRTIGCGDYKGWVSISFKAACLFPGIAFLILTTLNFLLWGSHSTGAIPFSLFVILILLWFCISVPLTLVGGYLGAKAPHIEYPVRTNQIPREIPTQKYPSWLLVLGAGTLPFGTLFIELFFIMSSIWMGRVYYVFGFLFIVMILLVVVCAEVSLVLTYMHLCVEDWRWWWKSFFASGSVAIYIFLYSINYLIFDLKSLSGPISATLYLGYSLFMVVAIMFATGTVGFLSSFWFVHYLFSSVKLD